GGTGGAAAAGATTTTCCAGTTCTAGACCTATGTTTACTTGATTGATTACACACTTATGTTCGCAGCCAACAGGACATTTATCTCCACATTTTATATCCACTGAGGTAAAATTGAGAAAGCCTCTTATCCCTGCTTCTCTCATGTGTTCAAAGACCTTTATGGCCGCATGATTGGGCACTGAGATGATTCCAATCTTTATATTTTCTTTTTTTACTATTTCTTCCATTTTATCTGTTGTGTATATTGGAACATTGTTTAAGGGCTCAGATGGTGTGAGATCAAATCCGGCTATTATGTGTATATGTTCCCTCTTGAGCTCCTCAGATTCTATAAGCGCCTTTCCTATTCTGCCGCATCCTACTATTATCGCCTTGTACTCATCTTCTATGCCAAGCAATCCTTCTATCTGTTTTATAAGATTGTCTATTATATAGCCGCCTTTTTTGTTTCCGTTTATACCTAATATGGAAAAATCTTTTCTTACTACTGTTGGAGCGATACCAGCTGCATCACCAAGATTGCTGGAGAATACTTTGATGAGTCCTATGCTTTTGAGACTTTTAAGTATTCTGAGGTATTTTGCAAGTCTGGTTATTATGTTTTTTGTGAGCAATGTGTTATTATTTGTGCTATCTTTCACAAAAAAACCTCTTTATGTTATTTTATTATTTATTGATATTGTTATAATGATAGCATAATATAAAAATAATGCAAATAGTATTGATATATTTTTTTTTATTTCATATAATGCAACTCAAGAATTTTTTATCTTTAATATTCAGGGAGGATGCATGGCAGCGCAGGTAACGCTTGATCCCGAGCTTATGTCCTTTATAGAAGAATGGAAAGATAAGCCCGGTAACTTGATTATGGTTCTCCATAAAACGCAGGAAAAGTACGGAT
This sequence is a window from Spirochaetia bacterium 38H-sp. Protein-coding genes within it:
- a CDS encoding redox-sensing transcriptional repressor Rex — its product is MKDSTNNNTLLTKNIITRLAKYLRILKSLKSIGLIKVFSSNLGDAAGIAPTVVRKDFSILGINGNKKGGYIIDNLIKQIEGLLGIEDEYKAIIVGCGRIGKALIESEELKREHIHIIAGFDLTPSEPLNNVPIYTTDKMEEIVKKENIKIGIISVPNHAAIKVFEHMREAGIRGFLNFTSVDIKCGDKCPVGCEHKCVINQVNIGLELENLFHLVHITEKHPDLLIE